A genomic window from Fusarium oxysporum Fo47 chromosome X, complete sequence includes:
- a CDS encoding major facilitator superfamily domain-containing protein — translation MASTSQNSVFEAAPAAQSAGPSADMDKKDPNSPTVFAPDDSTSSVRRGSIEQPYRTYKIRWFGLVVLTLLNVMVSWSWLTFSPVTSSTAKFYGVDETMVNWLSSIFVFANFAMTFVTIKLLDWGLRPTLISGSALLLIGNWVRYAGSYSSDGNKVSVVAVAQALLGMSQSLVLSAPTRFSETWFTSKGRVTATAVMSLANPTGAAIGSIVVPLWTNEPSDISSVVLYVAIISSAVAIPGCFIPAAPPTSPSAIHHIERPKVLPSLRILVQSLECYLIIIPFWVYTGLFVATTSLINQIVTPYGFSDTEAGIGGGLLIVLGLVFSAVTAPIIDRTKKFILVIKCGVVIGGLCYLAFVWVPGAKEIGALYAVLCLIGISSLSIVPVVLEVLTEFSYPAGAEITSTTAWAGGQLLGGCFIILGNGMKAAESAEPPRNMKDFTIFQAVLAMAMIPLPLMLGMFGRSDKVALKRTNVHQST, via the exons ATGGCGTCAACATCTCAGAATTCCGTGTTCGAAGCAGCCCCAGCAGCTCAATCTGCAGGTCCTAGCGCTgacatggacaagaaggaccCTAACTCTCCGACTGTCTTTGCCCCTGACGATTCAACCTCCTCAGTCAGGCGCGGTAGTATAGAACAGCCGTACAGGACATACAAGATCCGTTGGTTCGGGCTTGTTGTGTTGACACTGCTAAACGTCATGGTTAGCTGGTCG TGGCTTACCTTTTCGCCCGTCACCTCATCCACCGCCAAATTCTACGGAGTAGACGAAACAATGGTCAATTGGCTAAGCAGCATCTTCGTCTTTGCAAACTTTGCCATGACTTTCGTCaccatcaagcttcttgactgGGGTCTGCGACCTACTCTCATCAGCGGCAGTGCGCTTCTCCTAATCGGCAACTGGGTTCGCTATGCTGGATCTTACTCTTCCGATGGGAACAAGGTTTCCGTCGTCGCTGTCGCTCAAGCTCTCTTGGGCATGTCGCAATCTCTTGTTTTGAGTGCCCCCACGCGCTTCTCCGAAACGTGGTTTACGAGCAAAGGACGTGTGACGGCGACGGCTGTTATGAGTCTTGCAAACCCAACTGGAGCAGCGATTGGATCCATCGTCGTTCCGTTATGGACGAATGAACCTAGTGATATCTCTTCTGTGGTCTTATATGTGGCCATCATT TCATCTGCCGTGGCCATTCCTGGTTGTTTTATTCCTGCAGCGCCGCCAACTTCCCCATCGGCGATTCACCATATAGAACGACCCAAGGTTCTACCATCGCTACGAATATTGGTTCAGTCGCTAGAGTGTTACCTGATCATCATCCCATTCTGGGTCTACACTGGTCTCTTCGTCGCCACAACGTCCCTGATCAACCAGATTGTCACACCCTACGGGTTTTCGGATACCGAGGCCGGTATTGGAGGCGGTCTCCTCATCGTTCTAGGTCTCGTCTTCTCTGCCGTCACAGCTCCCATAATCGACCGAACCAAGAagttcatcctcgtcatcaaaTGCGGAGTGGTAATCGGAGGACTCTGCTATCTCGCATTCGTATGGGTTCCAGGTGCAAAAGAGATCGGTGCACTATACGCTGTTCTCTGCCTCATCGGTATCTCGTCGCTTTCTATCGTCCCTGTTGTCTTGGAGGTTCTGACAGAGTTCTCGTATCCCGCGGGCGCCGAGATCACTAGCACTACTGCCTGGGCTGGCGGTCAGCTACTTGGCGGGTGCTTCATCATTCTCGGCAATGGTAtgaaggctgctgagagTGCTGAGCCGCCTCGCAACATGAAAGACTTCACCATCTTTCAAGCTGTGTTGGCTATGGCGATGATACCTTTGCCCCTGATGCTGGGGATGTTTGGGCGGAGTGATAAAG